The following are encoded in a window of Salinibacter ruber DSM 13855 genomic DNA:
- a CDS encoding M14 family metallopeptidase → MPQCLSFLLAFVVLLNVTPGQAQTPAPCASEHEARQAAGQCAGASFDFHAFGPYRDDVPAPHDVLGHPIGALHTPYGRMEDYVDALTDAAPDRVRDLVYGRSVEQRDLHLLAIGSAETIGRLDEVREGLQQLAAPTETSDATANELATDLPVAVWINSANDGNETAAFEAALQLAYQVAAGEGERARRIRENALVLINVAHNPESHERFVAWYNAFGMGDAAPNAYEHDAPWGMNTNNNHFQIDLNRDGVGLTQTESRAVSTAMQRWRPQVFVDLHGQTTQYFFPPNAAPINPLYPDQLTTWIDTIGRANADSFDEYGWSYYTRDVFDLQYPGYWDSYPSLHGATGMTYETDGGGGRGLRWRRDDGTTLTFEDGIAHHFVATLSTIDAAARNREARLRDYYRFFADAMAEAEAEPPRGVVLRSGEDPRRAARLATTLLRHGVTVERVTQSGAVQGYDALAGEAVRQTVSTGSFFVPFTQPNATVARMLLLPDIELPEDFRQQELARLAHNLRVAPDEREPHAFYDVTAWNLALAGDVPALWTESDAPLPTTSLSLPDSAQAAPGGWRHDVAVPTVAGGTDGRARSAYVWTPGSVGSTRLLARLMDEGFNVAVVDRPMVVGDRSFPRGSYIARVGRNPDTLHDRIDALAETAAVPVHAANTAFPKRGPTGTGSETTRSLTPPDLAVLAGDGVSTTSYGAFWYVFQERLGQPFTALKARTLSANDLRGQDVLVLPNGDYGTLPDAAMEAIQRWVERGGTVVGYAGGARLLGQLGVAYTDTTGTERSLTSVRTAIDEALTTEPALPLEPSPSATVPEQPVPGTFLRARADTTHWLTYGLGAELPLLTQRTPLGASVHGANPVTYASDDLAVSGFAWPALTDHVYAERPYATVDRLGRGRIVRLSEDPLFRVWADGPIDLLTNAIYLGGPNENTGY, encoded by the coding sequence GTGCCTCAATGCCTTTCTTTCCTCCTTGCCTTCGTCGTCCTCCTGAACGTCACTCCGGGACAGGCCCAGACGCCAGCGCCCTGCGCCTCCGAGCACGAGGCACGCCAGGCCGCCGGACAGTGCGCTGGGGCGTCGTTCGACTTCCATGCCTTCGGTCCGTACCGCGACGACGTGCCGGCGCCCCACGACGTGCTCGGCCATCCGATTGGGGCCCTCCACACGCCCTACGGCCGGATGGAAGACTACGTGGACGCCCTCACAGACGCCGCCCCCGACCGGGTACGCGATCTCGTCTATGGCCGGAGCGTGGAGCAACGCGACCTGCACCTGCTCGCCATCGGCTCGGCGGAGACGATCGGACGCCTCGACGAGGTGCGGGAGGGACTCCAGCAACTCGCGGCGCCGACGGAGACGTCCGACGCCACTGCAAACGAGCTGGCCACCGACCTGCCCGTAGCCGTCTGGATCAATTCGGCCAACGACGGCAACGAGACCGCCGCCTTCGAGGCGGCCCTGCAGCTCGCCTACCAGGTGGCGGCGGGCGAGGGGGAGCGGGCCCGTCGCATCCGCGAGAACGCGCTCGTTCTCATCAACGTGGCCCACAACCCCGAGAGCCACGAGCGCTTCGTGGCGTGGTACAACGCGTTCGGAATGGGGGACGCCGCCCCCAATGCCTACGAGCACGACGCGCCGTGGGGCATGAACACGAACAACAACCACTTCCAGATCGACCTTAATCGCGACGGGGTCGGCCTCACGCAGACGGAGAGCCGCGCCGTGAGCACGGCGATGCAGCGTTGGCGCCCACAGGTGTTCGTAGATCTCCACGGACAGACGACGCAGTACTTCTTTCCCCCAAACGCAGCCCCGATCAACCCGCTCTACCCGGACCAGCTCACCACCTGGATCGACACGATTGGGCGGGCCAACGCGGACTCGTTCGACGAGTACGGCTGGAGCTACTACACGCGCGACGTGTTCGACCTTCAGTACCCCGGCTACTGGGACTCGTACCCCAGCCTGCACGGGGCCACGGGCATGACCTACGAGACGGACGGCGGGGGCGGCAGGGGCCTCCGCTGGCGGCGCGACGACGGCACGACCCTCACCTTCGAGGACGGCATCGCCCACCACTTCGTCGCGACGCTGTCGACGATCGACGCGGCGGCGCGCAACCGGGAGGCGCGCCTGCGGGACTACTACCGGTTCTTCGCGGACGCGATGGCGGAGGCGGAGGCCGAGCCGCCGCGGGGTGTGGTGCTCCGCAGCGGCGAGGATCCCCGACGGGCGGCCCGCCTCGCCACGACACTGCTGCGCCACGGCGTAACGGTGGAGCGCGTCACCCAGTCGGGCGCGGTGCAGGGCTACGACGCACTGGCGGGCGAGGCCGTCCGGCAGACCGTCTCGACGGGCTCTTTCTTCGTCCCCTTCACGCAGCCGAACGCGACGGTGGCCCGCATGCTGCTGCTCCCCGACATTGAGCTCCCGGAGGACTTCCGGCAACAGGAGCTGGCCCGGCTCGCCCACAACCTTCGGGTCGCCCCCGACGAGCGGGAGCCGCACGCGTTTTACGACGTGACGGCCTGGAATCTGGCCCTGGCCGGGGACGTGCCGGCGCTCTGGACGGAGTCGGACGCCCCGCTGCCCACGACCTCGCTTTCCCTGCCCGATTCGGCCCAGGCCGCCCCGGGCGGCTGGAGGCACGACGTGGCCGTGCCCACCGTGGCGGGCGGCACCGACGGCCGGGCCCGGAGCGCGTACGTGTGGACGCCGGGCTCGGTGGGCTCGACGCGCCTGCTCGCCCGCCTGATGGACGAGGGCTTCAACGTGGCCGTCGTCGACCGGCCCATGGTGGTGGGCGACCGCTCGTTTCCCCGCGGCAGCTACATCGCCCGTGTGGGCCGCAACCCGGACACGCTCCACGACCGCATCGACGCCCTCGCCGAGACGGCCGCCGTGCCGGTCCACGCCGCCAACACGGCCTTCCCCAAGCGCGGCCCCACCGGCACCGGGTCGGAAACGACGCGGAGCCTCACGCCGCCCGACCTCGCGGTACTCGCCGGAGACGGCGTCTCGACCACGTCCTACGGCGCCTTCTGGTACGTCTTCCAGGAGCGCCTCGGGCAGCCCTTCACGGCCCTGAAGGCGCGCACCCTCTCGGCAAACGACCTGAGGGGGCAGGACGTGCTCGTGCTGCCGAACGGCGACTACGGCACCCTCCCGGACGCCGCGATGGAGGCGATTCAGCGCTGGGTGGAGCGGGGCGGCACGGTGGTCGGGTACGCCGGTGGGGCGCGTCTCCTCGGACAACTTGGCGTCGCCTACACCGACACGACGGGGACGGAGAGGTCTCTGACGTCGGTGCGTACAGCAATCGACGAGGCGCTGACCACGGAGCCGGCATTGCCCCTGGAGCCGAGCCCATCCGCCACCGTTCCCGAGCAGCCGGTGCCGGGGACGTTCCTGCGGGCCCGGGCCGACACGACGCACTGGCTCACCTACGGCCTCGGCGCGGAGCTGCCGCTCCTCACACAGCGGACGCCGCTGGGGGCGTCGGTGCACGGTGCGAATCCGGTCACGTATGCTTCGGACGACCTTGCGGTGAGCGGCTTCGCCTGGCCCGCCCTCACCGACCACGTCTACGCCGAGCGGCCCTACGCGACGGTCGACCGCCTCGGACGCGGACGCATCGTTCGCCTGTCCGAAGACCCCCTCTTCCGCGTCTGGGCCGACGGCCCCATCGATCTGCTCACGAACGCCATCTACCTCGGGGGGCCGAACGAGAACACCGGCTACTGA
- a CDS encoding prolyl oligopeptidase family serine peptidase, with protein sequence MRTCALALLTILLGAPAHGQSTDGPWTIDHVLTQRSLTDVDIGPDGNRVLWVKETPDPEADETTSDVYLTYRDDPHGDSTATLQLTRTGDNRAPRWSPDGEHIAFLSSREQEDAAESSGTQIWRLDPRGGAPEVITSVEHGVQGARWLDDDRLLFTAREQNTRYEQHLEQTEDDADVIEDTTLFRPVRLFTVHVGTGEVTRVTNNDHQIGEFAPSPNGSRVVYSLSDSPITADARNQPHQFLLNLNTGATTEIFDEQYVDPSNFQWTADGAGFYATDSYSSDPEHEGAGITKLYHYDLAARDYQEVPLEWGDKGVGYGGYTVVDGGLHVQLADGPTFEPRFYRKTSDGWAPAEVADERLEHASAFTAGPDGETVVFSHSTADTPPSYRVGTYREGALQRDETLTTLNENLDDLPIPRAEVVRWTGANGETVNGILHYPLDYDPDRAYPMMTVLHGGPSGVDLDAWSLGWTVYAPLLAQRDAFVFRPNYHGSGHHGLDFVESIKGKYYELEVPDIVSGIDSLAAAGVVDKDSLGVMGWSNGAILTTQLTIEHPELFQVAAPGAGDVNWTSDYGNCAFGVRFDRSYFKGAPWTYTEHYIEKSPLFEMPKVQTPTLIHHGTEDRAVPYEQGWEYYRALQQIGNAPVRFLSYPGEPHGLRQLSHQRRKVAEDLKWIDTYLFGETSMQERVSERLLADDAPLSLLETAEAPARTDGHYGVRANGTLVPETVTLGDTLTVGRFEVTRAQFRAYDADFEVPSGTAEYPAHGLAADRAQAYVDWLSEQTGRDYRLPTAAELAALKAARAGPSENTPAYWAGFTPTPDEYRRLRARLAQHPTEALLMPVGSRPAGHGPNGGGPLIYDVDGNVAEWARTADGIEAQNASALTLKDPKAETAPTPPRRVTGLRVVLDR encoded by the coding sequence ATGCGCACCTGCGCCCTCGCCCTCCTCACGATCCTCCTGGGTGCCCCCGCCCACGGCCAGTCCACGGACGGCCCGTGGACCATCGACCACGTGCTGACTCAGCGCTCGCTGACCGACGTGGACATCGGCCCGGACGGGAACCGCGTGCTGTGGGTCAAAGAGACGCCCGACCCCGAGGCCGACGAGACGACGTCGGACGTCTACCTCACCTACCGGGACGACCCGCACGGCGACTCGACCGCGACCCTCCAGCTCACCCGCACCGGCGACAACCGCGCCCCGCGCTGGAGCCCGGACGGGGAACACATCGCATTCCTGTCGTCCCGTGAGCAAGAGGACGCGGCGGAAAGCAGTGGCACGCAGATCTGGCGGCTCGACCCACGGGGCGGGGCCCCCGAGGTCATCACGTCGGTGGAGCACGGCGTACAGGGCGCCCGGTGGCTCGACGACGACCGCCTCCTCTTCACGGCCCGCGAGCAGAACACCCGCTACGAGCAGCACCTCGAACAAACGGAGGACGACGCCGACGTCATCGAGGACACGACGCTCTTCCGGCCGGTGCGCCTCTTCACCGTCCACGTGGGGACGGGCGAGGTGACGCGCGTGACGAACAATGACCACCAAATCGGAGAGTTTGCCCCGTCGCCGAACGGCTCGCGCGTCGTGTACAGCCTCTCCGACTCGCCGATCACCGCCGACGCGCGCAACCAGCCGCACCAGTTTCTCCTCAATCTCAACACGGGCGCGACCACCGAGATCTTCGACGAGCAGTACGTCGACCCCTCCAATTTCCAGTGGACCGCCGACGGCGCCGGCTTCTACGCCACCGACTCGTATTCCTCCGACCCCGAGCACGAGGGCGCCGGCATCACGAAGCTCTACCACTACGACCTCGCCGCCCGCGACTATCAGGAAGTTCCCCTGGAATGGGGGGATAAGGGCGTCGGCTACGGCGGGTATACGGTGGTGGACGGCGGGTTACACGTCCAGCTGGCCGACGGCCCGACCTTCGAGCCCCGCTTCTACCGGAAGACAAGCGACGGGTGGGCGCCGGCGGAGGTCGCCGACGAGCGCCTCGAACACGCCTCTGCGTTCACGGCGGGCCCGGACGGCGAGACGGTTGTCTTCAGCCACTCGACCGCCGACACGCCGCCGTCGTACCGCGTGGGCACCTACCGCGAGGGCGCCCTCCAGCGCGACGAGACGCTCACGACCCTCAACGAGAATCTCGATGACCTGCCGATTCCGCGGGCCGAGGTCGTCCGGTGGACGGGCGCCAACGGCGAAACGGTCAACGGCATCCTGCACTACCCGCTCGACTACGACCCGGACCGGGCCTACCCCATGATGACCGTCCTCCACGGCGGGCCCAGCGGGGTGGACCTGGACGCGTGGTCGCTCGGGTGGACCGTCTACGCCCCGCTCCTCGCCCAGCGCGACGCGTTCGTCTTCCGCCCCAACTACCACGGCTCCGGCCACCACGGGCTCGACTTCGTGGAGTCGATTAAAGGCAAATACTACGAACTGGAGGTGCCCGACATCGTGAGCGGCATCGACAGCCTGGCGGCCGCGGGCGTGGTGGACAAGGACTCGCTCGGCGTGATGGGCTGGTCGAACGGCGCCATCCTCACCACGCAGCTCACGATCGAGCATCCCGAGCTCTTTCAGGTGGCCGCGCCCGGCGCGGGCGACGTCAACTGGACCTCCGACTACGGCAACTGTGCCTTCGGCGTGCGCTTCGACCGGTCCTACTTCAAGGGCGCCCCCTGGACGTATACCGAGCACTACATCGAGAAGAGCCCACTCTTCGAGATGCCGAAGGTGCAGACGCCCACCCTCATCCACCACGGCACCGAGGACCGGGCCGTGCCCTACGAGCAGGGCTGGGAGTACTACCGTGCCCTCCAGCAGATCGGCAACGCGCCGGTCCGCTTCCTCAGCTACCCCGGCGAGCCGCACGGGCTGCGGCAGCTCTCGCACCAGCGGCGCAAGGTGGCGGAGGACCTGAAGTGGATCGACACGTACCTCTTCGGCGAGACCTCGATGCAGGAGCGCGTGTCGGAGCGGCTGCTGGCCGACGACGCGCCGCTCTCGCTCCTCGAAACCGCCGAGGCGCCCGCCCGGACCGACGGCCACTATGGCGTGCGCGCCAACGGCACCCTCGTCCCCGAAACGGTGACGCTCGGCGACACCCTCACCGTCGGCCGCTTTGAGGTGACGCGGGCGCAGTTCCGGGCGTACGACGCGGACTTCGAGGTGCCATCCGGCACCGCCGAGTATCCGGCCCACGGCCTCGCCGCGGACCGGGCCCAGGCCTACGTCGACTGGCTGAGCGAACAGACCGGCCGCGACTACCGCCTGCCCACCGCGGCCGAGTTGGCGGCCCTCAAGGCGGCCCGCGCGGGGCCGTCCGAGAATACGCCTGCGTACTGGGCCGGCTTCACGCCCACCCCGGACGAGTATCGCCGCTTGCGGGCCCGCCTGGCGCAGCACCCCACCGAGGCGCTCCTGATGCCGGTGGGCAGCCGCCCGGCCGGCCACGGCCCGAACGGGGGCGGGCCTCTCATCTACGACGTAGACGGCAACGTGGCCGAGTGGGCCCGCACCGCCGACGGCATTGAGGCCCAAAACGCCTCGGCACTCACCCTAAAGGACCCGAAGGCCGAAACCGCCCCGACGCCCCCCCGCCGCGTGACGGGCCTCCGGGTTGTGCTCGACCGGTAG
- the parS gene encoding type II RES/Xre toxin-antitoxin system antitoxin, translating into MSPTTQQSAPPETEDNWVRWVANWDDATANVEIRQGLPIALVVRLQELLDLTDEQAARLIGRSRSTYSRHRNQDKELGVPEAERAVRYARLLALAAETFGSLEDAAAWMQEPNRALDDDTPLDMAETAPGATMVRDLLLGVQHGFVL; encoded by the coding sequence ATGTCTCCGACAACACAGCAGTCCGCCCCGCCGGAGACAGAGGACAACTGGGTACGCTGGGTGGCGAACTGGGACGATGCCACCGCGAACGTTGAGATCCGTCAGGGACTTCCCATCGCCCTCGTGGTGCGCCTCCAGGAGCTTCTGGACCTCACCGACGAGCAGGCGGCACGCCTCATCGGTCGGTCCCGGAGCACGTACTCCCGCCACCGAAATCAAGACAAGGAGCTCGGCGTGCCCGAAGCGGAGCGGGCCGTACGCTATGCCCGACTCCTGGCCCTGGCCGCCGAAACGTTTGGTAGTCTTGAGGATGCCGCGGCGTGGATGCAGGAACCGAACCGGGCGCTGGACGACGACACGCCGCTGGACATGGCCGAGACCGCTCCGGGGGCCACAATGGTGCGAGACCTCCTGCTCGGCGTGCAGCACGGATTTGTGCTGTAG
- a CDS encoding SDR family oxidoreductase encodes MPSRRSSWHYHPSTFLAMTFLTGVPGFLGTRLLRRLAAAAPDRSFLLLVQPKFEGRTHTLLADRGLADRATVLPGDITEPDLGLGAHYDAVAEQITRAVHLAAVYDLTIPREVGWQVNVEGTRHVLDLLAQCPSLERFGYVSSAYVSGERTGTIHEDELVHEAGFKNFYEETKYHAEVLVQDRMDEIPTLVFRPSIVVGDSETGATDKFDGVYFVLNALRSLPRYTPMTRIGSGTEPVNLVPVDFVVDAMGHLLGTEGHAGTVFHLTDPRPLTAQAIMELLADLLDKRVAYVPVPPGLARAMMKTGVGRALGLAPELIDYFDHPSHYDASNTRAALDGTGIDCPFLPDYAPAMVAYARRHDARSSAMY; translated from the coding sequence ATGCCCTCCAGACGTTCTTCGTGGCACTACCATCCTTCGACCTTTCTCGCCATGACCTTCCTCACCGGCGTCCCCGGCTTCCTCGGGACGCGCCTCCTGCGTCGCCTCGCCGCGGCGGCGCCCGACCGGTCCTTTCTGCTCCTCGTGCAGCCGAAGTTTGAGGGCCGCACGCACACGCTGCTCGCCGACCGGGGCCTGGCCGACCGGGCCACGGTGCTGCCCGGCGACATTACGGAGCCGGATCTCGGCCTCGGGGCGCACTACGACGCGGTGGCCGAGCAGATCACGCGGGCGGTGCACCTCGCCGCCGTGTACGACCTCACCATTCCCCGGGAGGTCGGGTGGCAGGTCAACGTGGAGGGCACGCGGCACGTGCTCGACCTGCTCGCGCAGTGCCCGAGCCTGGAGCGCTTCGGGTACGTCAGCTCCGCCTACGTGTCGGGCGAGCGGACGGGCACAATCCACGAGGACGAGCTGGTCCACGAGGCCGGGTTCAAGAATTTCTATGAGGAGACGAAGTACCACGCCGAGGTGCTGGTGCAGGACCGCATGGACGAGATCCCGACCCTCGTCTTTCGCCCAAGCATCGTGGTGGGCGACTCCGAGACGGGCGCGACGGACAAGTTCGACGGGGTGTACTTCGTGCTGAACGCGCTGCGCAGCCTGCCGCGGTACACGCCCATGACCCGCATAGGCTCGGGGACCGAGCCGGTGAACCTGGTGCCGGTCGACTTCGTGGTCGACGCGATGGGGCACCTTTTGGGGACGGAAGGGCACGCCGGCACGGTCTTTCACCTCACCGACCCGCGGCCGCTCACGGCGCAGGCCATCATGGAGCTACTCGCCGACCTGTTGGACAAACGGGTGGCGTACGTGCCGGTGCCCCCCGGTCTGGCCCGGGCAATGATGAAGACCGGCGTGGGGCGGGCGCTTGGCCTTGCGCCGGAGCTCATCGATTACTTCGACCATCCGTCCCACTACGACGCGTCGAACACGCGGGCGGCCCTCGACGGAACGGGGATCGACTGTCCCTTTCTCCCGGACTACGCCCCGGCGATGGTGGCGTACGCCCGGCGCCACGACGCCCGCTCGTCGGCGATGTACTGA
- a CDS encoding LptE family protein, which produces MPTNPPPFPLTPRTSNRLRSWIVAGLLVAFAASLPGCTVYSFSGASIPSNLETISVPIAQNNTSSPVNRLGADLTDLLTDRFVDRTRLSLTTDDAGADALLRARIQRYTNEPTGVSGDERATTNQVTIRVQVRYVDQTKGEDLLNQTFSGAANYNPVEAGLDGERQAAQSALENVADDIFSTATSNW; this is translated from the coding sequence ATGCCGACGAACCCTCCCCCCTTCCCCCTTACCCCACGCACCAGCAATCGTCTTCGAAGCTGGATCGTGGCGGGACTATTGGTGGCCTTTGCCGCAAGTCTCCCCGGCTGCACGGTCTACAGCTTCAGCGGGGCCAGCATCCCGTCCAACCTCGAAACCATCTCGGTGCCGATCGCCCAGAACAACACCTCCAGCCCCGTCAACCGGCTTGGCGCCGACCTGACGGACCTCCTCACCGACCGCTTCGTCGACCGCACGCGCCTCTCCCTGACGACCGACGATGCGGGCGCAGACGCCCTGCTCCGGGCCCGCATCCAGCGCTACACGAACGAGCCCACCGGCGTCAGCGGCGACGAGCGCGCCACGACGAACCAGGTCACCATCCGGGTGCAGGTGCGCTACGTCGACCAGACAAAGGGCGAGGACCTCCTGAATCAGACGTTCAGCGGCGCCGCCAACTACAACCCCGTCGAGGCGGGCCTCGATGGGGAGCGGCAGGCCGCCCAAAGCGCGCTCGAAAACGTGGCCGACGACATCTTTAGCACGGCAACCTCGAACTGGTAA
- a CDS encoding RES family NAD+ phosphorylase has translation MATHRIVRVTHRNHAEDAYSGRGGLYAAGRWHRRGRLVVYAAESLALATLEKIVAVNDVQRLREMVYVPAHLDEEAAWAPSLADLPDGWDQRPPTAASQDFGTDWLDLERSPALQVPSALFPTEAHNYVLNPAHPEFDAAVEVDNSEPLRLDPRIEARLAKDSS, from the coding sequence GTGGCCACTCATCGAATCGTTCGTGTCACCCACCGCAACCACGCCGAAGACGCGTATTCGGGACGGGGCGGGCTCTACGCCGCCGGACGCTGGCACCGCCGTGGTCGGCTCGTAGTGTACGCGGCGGAATCGCTCGCCCTTGCAACCCTGGAGAAGATCGTGGCCGTTAACGACGTGCAGCGGCTCCGGGAGATGGTCTACGTGCCGGCCCACCTCGACGAGGAGGCGGCTTGGGCACCGTCTCTCGCAGATCTGCCCGACGGCTGGGACCAGCGGCCGCCCACCGCGGCGTCACAGGACTTCGGGACCGACTGGCTCGACTTGGAGCGCTCGCCCGCCCTGCAGGTGCCATCTGCCCTCTTCCCCACCGAGGCGCACAATTACGTCCTCAACCCGGCCCATCCCGAGTTCGACGCTGCCGTGGAGGTGGACAACTCCGAACCGCTCAGGCTCGACCCGCGCATCGAGGCGCGGCTCGCAAAGGACTCCTCCTGA
- a CDS encoding N(4)-(beta-N-acetylglucosaminyl)-L-asparaginase, with translation MSDDAASPSSSRRTFLKQAALAGAGAAALPQAASGEPPSFDAGADGGPLVVASDNGAPAAERALAVMADAGEALDAVIQGVNIVERDPDDITVGYGGIPNAEGTVQLEAGVVEGKTHRAGAVAVLEDIPVPSQVARLVMERTDHVRLVGTGAKEFAKMHGFETQDLLTEQARRIWVEWKENLSQEDNYLPPDSLKDPALGEKVREVQRHYGTIHCSALAPNGNIGAVTTTSGLFYKIPGRVADTSVVGAGLYADNDVGAAGSTGRGEANLKNLSSYLIVERMRDGDTPEEACLFACRRIAENTQVPRLLNAQDEPNFGVRFYALRKDGAFGGAQMRGAGQMIVGDADGVRRVEIPGLFDDE, from the coding sequence ATGTCCGACGACGCCGCCTCTCCGTCTTCGTCCCGTCGCACCTTTCTGAAGCAGGCGGCCCTCGCCGGCGCGGGGGCGGCCGCCCTGCCCCAGGCCGCCTCGGGAGAACCGCCGTCGTTCGACGCCGGGGCCGACGGCGGGCCGCTGGTGGTGGCGAGCGACAACGGCGCGCCGGCCGCCGAGCGGGCCCTGGCCGTGATGGCCGACGCGGGGGAGGCGCTGGACGCCGTGATTCAGGGCGTCAACATCGTCGAGCGCGACCCCGACGACATTACGGTGGGGTACGGCGGCATCCCGAACGCCGAGGGGACCGTGCAGCTGGAGGCGGGCGTGGTGGAGGGCAAGACGCACCGGGCCGGGGCGGTGGCGGTGCTCGAAGACATTCCGGTGCCCTCCCAGGTGGCGCGCCTGGTCATGGAGCGGACCGACCACGTCCGTCTGGTGGGAACAGGCGCGAAAGAGTTTGCCAAGATGCACGGGTTCGAGACGCAGGACCTCCTCACCGAGCAGGCCCGCAGGATCTGGGTGGAGTGGAAGGAGAACCTGTCGCAGGAGGACAACTACCTGCCGCCCGATAGCCTGAAGGACCCGGCGCTCGGAGAAAAAGTACGCGAGGTGCAGCGCCATTACGGCACCATCCACTGCTCGGCGCTCGCCCCCAACGGCAACATCGGCGCCGTCACGACCACCAGCGGCCTGTTCTACAAGATTCCGGGCCGGGTGGCAGACACGTCGGTGGTGGGGGCGGGCCTCTACGCCGACAACGACGTGGGCGCGGCCGGCTCCACGGGCCGCGGGGAGGCCAATCTTAAAAACCTGTCGAGCTACCTCATCGTGGAGCGGATGCGGGACGGCGACACGCCCGAGGAGGCGTGTCTGTTTGCCTGTCGTCGCATCGCGGAGAATACCCAGGTGCCCCGGCTCCTCAACGCCCAGGACGAACCGAACTTTGGCGTCCGGTTCTACGCGCTCCGGAAGGACGGGGCGTTCGGCGGGGCGCAGATGCGGGGGGCCGGCCAGATGATCGTCGGGGACGCCGACGGGGTCCGCCGGGTCGAGATCCCGGGGCTCTTCGATGACGAATAG
- a CDS encoding sigma-54 interaction domain-containing protein translates to MDRTSIQERFGIVGESDVIKNVIDQARQVADTDITVLLQGESGVGKELISQVLHELSMRRHEQMVVVNCGAIPEGLIESELFGAEKGAYTGAVEERVGYFEEADDGTIFLDEIGEMPKNAQVRLLRVLETGRFTRVGASQQQQVDVRIVAATNKDLAEEVQKGNFRKDLYYRLSTVLIDIPPLRERPDDILPIFDTFLHEFSQEYSSSRKQLTADAEELLESYRWPGNVRELRNIAEQVAVLMRTDEVSADDLRPLLRDLGQAAASTDLMRVEPEPQDPDAGAGTEDDLRQRELLYRAILEMRMDMRNLKERIDSLMSNVGVVVPREVAERGDFPSDYDDFVVVNSEDGPTASPPHREREQGSGGEVDSMMRDVIYEVEESGPARPTRPRPDRPSAPEPESPPSAEAEAEIEAGPTETDSGGSGELPTLEESEKQLISRALKRFDGNRRKTAEALGISERTLYRKLKDIDEDL, encoded by the coding sequence ATGGACCGCACCTCCATTCAGGAACGCTTCGGCATCGTCGGCGAGTCCGATGTCATCAAGAACGTGATCGACCAGGCCCGGCAGGTGGCCGACACGGACATTACCGTGCTGCTGCAGGGCGAGAGCGGCGTCGGCAAGGAGCTCATCTCTCAGGTGCTGCACGAGCTCTCGATGCGCCGCCACGAGCAGATGGTGGTGGTCAACTGCGGGGCCATTCCCGAGGGCCTCATCGAAAGCGAGCTGTTCGGCGCCGAGAAGGGGGCCTACACCGGGGCCGTCGAGGAGCGCGTCGGCTACTTCGAGGAGGCCGACGACGGCACCATCTTCCTCGACGAGATCGGCGAGATGCCGAAAAACGCGCAGGTGCGCCTCCTTCGCGTGCTCGAGACGGGCCGCTTCACCCGCGTCGGGGCGTCGCAGCAGCAGCAGGTCGACGTCCGCATCGTGGCGGCGACGAACAAGGACCTCGCCGAGGAGGTGCAGAAGGGCAACTTCCGGAAGGACCTGTACTACCGCCTGAGCACGGTCCTCATCGACATTCCGCCGCTGCGGGAGCGGCCGGACGACATCCTGCCCATCTTTGACACGTTCCTCCACGAGTTCTCCCAGGAGTACAGCTCGTCGCGGAAGCAGCTCACGGCGGACGCGGAGGAGCTTCTCGAGTCGTACCGCTGGCCGGGCAACGTGCGCGAGCTCCGCAACATCGCCGAGCAGGTCGCGGTGCTGATGCGCACCGACGAGGTGTCGGCCGACGACCTGCGCCCCCTCCTCCGTGACCTCGGGCAGGCGGCGGCCTCGACGGACCTGATGCGGGTGGAGCCGGAGCCGCAGGACCCGGACGCGGGCGCCGGCACCGAGGACGACCTCCGCCAGCGCGAGTTGCTGTACCGCGCCATCCTGGAGATGCGCATGGACATGCGCAACCTGAAGGAGCGGATCGACTCCCTGATGTCGAACGTGGGCGTCGTGGTGCCGCGCGAGGTGGCCGAGCGCGGGGACTTTCCGAGCGACTACGACGACTTCGTGGTCGTGAACAGTGAGGACGGGCCGACGGCCTCTCCTCCCCATCGCGAGCGCGAGCAGGGGAGCGGGGGCGAGGTCGACTCCATGATGCGGGACGTGATCTACGAGGTGGAGGAGAGCGGCCCGGCCCGGCCCACGAGGCCCCGCCCCGATCGCCCCTCGGCGCCCGAGCCGGAGTCGCCGCCCTCCGCGGAGGCCGAAGCGGAAATCGAGGCGGGCCCGACCGAAACGGACTCGGGGGGGAGCGGCGAACTGCCCACGCTTGAGGAGTCTGAGAAGCAGCTCATCAGCCGCGCCTTGAAGCGGTTTGACGGCAACCGCCGCAAAACGGCCGAGGCCCTCGGCATCAGCGAACGCACCCTCTACCGCAAGCTCAAAGACATCGACGAAGACCTGTAG